In Setaria italica strain Yugu1 chromosome IX, Setaria_italica_v2.0, whole genome shotgun sequence, the genomic stretch CCAACTTACTTTTGCTAACTACTCCCCCGGATGTACCCAATGTTCATGTGCCTCGCTTGCGCACCCAAAATGCCATTCTTTATCCTAATGGTTCCGAGCCAAGCGTTTCAAGACTATTGGCCATCTACATGTATAGTCGCTCGGCCATTCACATGGTCAGGCATTCGACCAGTAGCCGattgaatatttttttgaggAAACAGGAGGGGGTGATTATCCCCTGctgattatatatatattaaagaGAGCAAGAACAGTTCAAATACAAATCAGGAAACAAAGAAGTTAAGAAAGAAAATCAGCAAAATTACAATAAGTGCTCTAGCCATTCAAACATTGGTTGCTTCCAAGTCTCTTTTACTCGAAGAATAACTTGAGTATAAACAGTCCGAAACCTCCTCATTGCATCCTGGATGGAAGGGAGTGATATTCCTGAAAATCCAATCATTTCTTGCCATCCAAATGCACCAACTCATGAGCACAATGATTTCCATAAAAAAAGGAACATGTAACTGAGCTTTGAAGCTTTCAAGAATTGTGTAAGGCTCATCATCCAGGTGAGCAAAAAGACTGATATTGATCCAGCACTCTTGGGCAAAGGGGCATTGCAGTAAAAGATGAAACAGGGTTTCCTCACTATCCTGTGAACACAAGATACAAGaataggagggcagaaccatGTGTTTTCTTCGGAGCACATTTCGGGTGCTTAGGCGGTCATTAAGAAGGAGCCAGAAGAAGAACTTATGTTTACTTTGACAGCGAGATTTCCAAAGCCATCCAAACACCGGATGCACATAATGATGGCCAGACAGGACACAATATGCTTTTGATGAAGAAAAGTGAGAATTGCCCCAAATATATGTCCAACAATCATGATCTTCATTAAATTGAATACCATCCAGGTCTGTTGCTAGTTGAAGAAGCTGAGCCAGAGCTTGAGATGAAAGAGGCAAATTAAAAAGTTGGTGCAAATTAGGCAGATGATAGGCTTTCCTAACAGATATATCAGGTTTTGTAGTGAAAGAGAATAAGTGGGGATATTCTTGTGCTGGGACCTTATTATTCCACAAATCATGCCAGAGGAGACAGGTGTGACCACTGTGCACATTTACAGATGCTAGACCTTTGAATTTGTCCAAGAGTTTCAAAACATCCTTCCACCAAAATGATCCTTTTCGGACTTGTCATGGTAGCCTTCCAGAAGCATAATACTTCTCCCAAATTAGGTGCACCCATGGTATATCTGACTTATTTAGGAACTTGTGAAGATACTTAAGAAGAAGAGCTTCATTCTGAGTCCTAAGATTTAACACTCCAAGGCCACCCTCTTTCTTTGGGCGACAGACAAGATCCCAGACAGCCTTTGGAGGTTGCCTATTATTTACATCAGACTTTCTCCAGAGGCAACATTTTCTATGTTTATCCACTTGTTTATATATTGAATATTGGCCATAGACAACGGTACGTCAGTCGCTTCCAACCATAGCTAAATGTGATTACTTAAATTGTTGGACATCACTGTAATAGTTGGTCATTCTATTAAATAGCCAAGGGTATGTGATTGCGCTGTCGTTGACGGTCAAACCATCGGTAAATAGTAATGTGCATCTGGAAGTTCTTATAACTGTTGGCTGAAGTTAGGATTCCAGTAGTCGATGCAGCTCTCATCTGGCACCACCTCTGCAAGTGTGGACCAGTGCCCTTCCTTGGCTCGCACGGGCGTACCGCCTAGCAACCCCATATACTTAATGCCATACAAGGGTCAAATATACTATATTCCTGATTCAAGTGGTGAGCAAGAGCTTTTTAAAGGGTTTCATTCAAGTATTTGTAACATGGTAGAGCGCATGTTTGGTGCTTGAGTGGAAAATCCTTATCAAGATGTCTGAGTTACCCAATAAAAAGCACATGATGATTGTTGCAGCTACCATGTGTGTCGATTACTACATTCATGAGAATATATGCATTAGATAAAGATATTCGCAAGTGAGATCATCTATGTGCCCACTATACATTCATGATATGCAAAAGAGTAAATGGCACCCACCATACACCAACTTGTCTGGAaggtgcagattggtccaacaacttataaaatgctcaatttagtgcaataacttgACAGATGGGTGCATATCAATCCAACAACTCGTAAAATATTCGAAGATGGGTGCATATCAGTCCAACAACTCGTAAAATATTCGAGCACTActggagaactgaccttccatccaagtGCTTTTGTCCCCAATTTTGGacccgggtcaaaaatgaggcacTGAAGGCCACCCACGagaggggctttagtcccagttgtaaagaccaaccgagactaaagcccCCTCTAGTCCTGGTTGTAACCGATAAAAAATTTGGTACCGACgcccccttttgttccggttggcaATTCCAACCTGGACGAAATGCCCTTCCCACGCGCAGCACTCCTCTCCCTTCCTTTAATTTATCTCACGCAACACTCTTCTCCTCTCCGCTCCTTATCCACTGACGCCTCccctccttatcttcttcctctcctcatcctctcctccctctcctcatcctctccactgacccctcccctcctccctctcctcatcctctcctccctctctacGTGGGTGGGCGAGcggtgggcggaggcgggccgggTGGAGGCGGGTCGAGGCGGGTGACGGCAGGGCAGGGGCAGGCAGAGGCGGGTGGCagcaggcggccggcgggcgcgggcaggCGAGCGATGCGCGGTGCGGGCGGGCGGCTGATCGGCGGCCGGCGTAGtggcctttttttatttttttttggaaattgtGGATGACCaaggactaaaggacccccttttgtctcgaataaTTAGTTCTAGATGGACTTTTGGGATCTTGGAcccctaccaaccaggactaatgcCACGTTTTTTCAGTAGTGAATATAGTATAATAACTTGGTAAATTGGTGCATCCGCAATCCAAAATGTTACAAGGCAATATTTGTACTAATGTCGAGCTGCAATCGAGAGTGTATTCACGTCAAAACAAATTATTAATAATTATTAGCCATTAATATTTGCATCGCAATGACAATATTATGTATTTGACAAAGACAAAAAATTTTGGTATTTAAGAAATTAATGTTATGTcttcatattatttttatatgatGATTTAATTTTGATTAAGAATctttaatttcatattcaatatTGGTCACTTCTCTCTTACTATATTTTCTATATGTTTGATTATATGCATTGTTCAGCTACACAAAAAAACTAATATATTGGTATCTACTAACAATACACTTggcatatatattttttgaagCCTCCCGTACTTATTTAGAAAGAGGAGttaaagaataaaaaaaaatatgcttaTATATAGTTGTTGAATATATGATCAGAAGCATAAAGCAAATCTAAGGTCCAAGGGTCTGTCTTTTTATCTTTCAATAATACCAATGGCATAATTCTAGAATTCGATTGAATTTTAACTAATGAACAAATATGTTCTATTCATAGCTGAAAAGCAACAGCTTGATCATGATCAACAAAATTATTGACAAAAGTTAAGAATAATTGATCGGAAGAAAATCCGCAGGTCCATCTACTTTGTTTAACATGTTGCCTTTGTAACCTTTGAACTGTTGATGCACCAATTTATcaagttattgcactaaattgGAGACCGATTCACACCCACTTGTCAAGTTATTATAcaaaattgagcattttacaagttgttggatcaATCTGTATAAACTTGACAAGTTGTTGTttggtgggtgcaatttactgTACGCAAAATGTCAGATACATCGACTCCACAATCTAATGATCATACTATGTATAAGTTCCATGTATCATTGCAAGGGCATTCTTTCTTTCTAGATCATCATGATCATGTATGTTCTGATGTATGGTTGAATGCACTGTCATGAGCATATATATACTTCCTTTTGTGAACATTACTCTAGTACATATAAGGTAAACTTTAATTTCTCTTCGTTAATCTTTGCTCATTTCATATGAAACCACGAAAAAATTAAGGTCAAATATATAGCTGATCTGTATAGATAAGTCAAATAGGCCGCACATTGGACACATTTGACCTCTTCCACCCATTGATGAAACCAGGAGAAATCATTATAtgtcaaactttttttttccaaagggTTTCAGCTAGCTCCACACAAAAACTACTCCACTAGAAAAGTCAGAGCGAGAGTCCTGCCAAATATGTGCTCAGTTTTTACCCATCTTAATTGCTCCCATGATTTAGTAACATCATCCACCACTATAACAAACTAACAATCTACTCACTCCCTCAATCTGGATTCCAGTTTCCAATAATGTTGGGGATTGCTATACTACACTCGAGCGTAAATTCTCCTCCATACACTCGAACTTTTTCTCTTCTACATCTTCCCCTCTTCTCCACCTCCGGCGACCTCCAGCGATCTTTTAGGGTTCGGGGTTGGGGGGGTTCGGTGTTACATGTGTTCACCGGACCTAGAGGAAGCTCCGAGGTGGCAGGACAgtaggcggtggtggcggtagagATGGCGGCGAGGCCTAGTGGGGGCGCCGCCCGCCAGGGCAGCGGTGGAACCCCGGCTGGGTGGTGGAGGGACGGGGACGAGCACCGGCGACGAATTAGCGTGGGGGCGGTCaagacggcggcggacgcgggGGTGAACAGCGGAGGTGACCTCAAATGGCACGGATGAACGGAGGTGGGACGGGTGGTGGCGGAAGGGAGGGCCACGGCAGCAGCgttcggcgccggcgaggcggagggcagCGGTGGGGGGCGGAGGTCGGCGGCACGTctggaagaagaagacgccCGCGACTCCCCCCCGACTCGCGACGAGTGGATATGGCCTGGCGTGGGGAGGAGATGAGGTTTGTTGAATTTGGTCTCAGCAACTCATAAAATGATCCAAGGGCCTGGAATTCGAGTGTACAGTAGACAGCCCTATGATGTTTATTGAGAGCACTTTAGTAGAAAGCACCACAGCTAAAACACTACAAATCTAGAGTTTAGACTTTCTCCAAGAGTTATTTGCAGGTGACTGATGATTCATTTTTTTCCTCAAGAATTTTATCAAATGACCACTTGTTGTTCTACCATGGTTTGGACGTGTTCTTACGGCTGCAACAAATGGCAGTAAGAAGAGGTGGCTAAAGGCAGTCACGGGATCGACAAAATAAAATCACTCGTTATGCTCTACCCCTTAAGAACAGTCACGAGTACACACATATCATTATTCATACAACAAAGAAGTGCGACACTGACAAACGAAgatcgaaaagaaggctacatgAAGACTGCAAAGTTCAGCAGGTACTGAATTTGAAAAAAACAGTAGCAACAAGCGAACAAGGACACGAAGCACTGAAGCATACATGCATGCACGATCTAGCTGCTAAGCTCGCAAGCACTTGAGGCCCTTGAAGCACGGGAGGCGCTGAAGCTCGGCCATCTGCACCGCCGGCGGAACCACGTTCCTCGGGCAGCGGTGCccgtggcggcggtgcgggatGCAGGGCACGGCCACCGCCTGCTTCAGCTGGCAGAGGCAGCTCGCATTCTCGACCACGATGCAGCACTGCTGGCGGATCTCGTCACGGGCCAGGCAGTTGGTGAAGTACTTGATCTGCTCCGCGCAGCTCTGCGCTGTGACGGTAGCTGCAGAGGTGGAGGTGATGGCGAAGGCACAGGCTACGGCGGCGACGAAGAGAATGGTGGCGAACTTGGCGGGCGCCATGAGTAAAATCTTGAGTCTATCTAGCTGCGTCGTCGTCTGGGAAGGCAGCTGGATAGCCTGGGACCTTGTGACTCTGATATGGGTCCGGAGAGTCACGAGCGACCAGTGAGTCATGCGGTCATGCCGACTTCCTCTGCCTCTCATAGACGGTGCTGGGTGGACGGTAGCGTGGAACGTACAGCATGTGAAGCTGTGGATGATGTCTATTATTACATTGCAGACTTGGGTTTACTGTATATAGTGATTTCTATTGGGGTTACTGTAAATTCCAATTTCAGCTTTCCTGTTTACTAGacataggaaaaagaaaaaagaatggaaagtgggaggaggtggcgctgaGGCATAGACCACATGTGATCTGGAGTCTAGAGAAAGAGACACTGATATGAACTAATAGTAGACCAGAAGGCAGCAGAGTCAAAAGCATTTCCAATTTCTGCTTATCCGCTCGAGTTCTCAAtcatcgtcgtcttcctcggTCCGCTACGCATCTCGTCCCGtccaccgcgcccgcccgctcgcccaacccacCGGCCTGGCCTCCGGTGCCGCCCTTGGCGCCGTCGCCCCCACCACACAATCCCTCTCCCCCACCTTCTCCACCTGTAAGGCCCCCGCGGCACACCCTGCCTGCCTCCGCCTTCCACCCATCCGACGCCCTCTTCTTcgtcctccccctccccttccaCCTATCCGACGCCCTACCTCATCACGACGAGGTCCCCCACCTCGAACACTGGCCCTCCCGATCCGGCGGCGCCATCACCGCCGGATCCGCCACCCACGTGACTGTCGGTGTGCACCTAACCGCCGCCACAATGCCCCTGCCACCAGCCCTGCCCAACCAGCCTCCTCCATcgccgtggcgggcggcgccgctgctgcccaCCATCCTGCCCacacaccaccgccgccgccgccggtccggCAGCCTCCCCCGGCCATCCCTTTAGATCCCGCAGCCACCAATGCTCTCCCCAACCCCAAAACCAGAAACCCTATCCCTAACCCAAAACCTAATACGAAGGGGATCTCACCGGAGATGGATTTGTCgccggcgaagaagaggaggtcACCGGAGTGCTCatcggagaagaagaggaggtggtCGAAGTAACAGACCGAATTGTTACTTCATTGGATGAATTActtctttgatttttttccttttttggtttCTGATctcccctctccttcctcgtacCCTACAAAACGGGAGGGCTCTCGCATTAACCTAAAACGAGTGCCCTCTCGTTTTAGATTTTGCGTTGTAACTAAACTTATCACAGTGAGTTCGTACTCTGATGGTGAATATAATTTGGAACTGTTTCTGTATCGTAATAGCAACACAAGAAATGTTTATTACCATTTATTGAAATGCTTATTAATGGGTATATCTGCCAACAGTTCCAAGATATTAATTAAGATCCATGTGAACCTTGCTTCATTTCACCGCTTTTGTCGTTCACAAATTTTCTAGCTGTTTATTGGAAGATCACAAATTTTCTAGCTGTTTATTGGAAGATCATCAGGAGTGGCTTAATAAGAGATAAAACGATATAAGGCTATCATAAACATAAAGCTAAATCTGTGATCTCTCCATGCTCCGACATAGTATTTCTtgttattttctctttctccaaGTTTAATATCTAGGTTCTTCAGAAACCCCTCCTCCTGCGTCGCCCCGCGTGGGCGACACGGGCGGGCGAGCGCTGCCATCGCCTCCtaccccctccctcctcccttcccttcaCCCCACCACCACTCGAGCCGGCCGTTGGAAGTCTGACCGGCCCGCAATGAGGGTGGCAGCGAGGCGGTTCTCTTCTCCTCCGTTATGGCCAAGAGGACGAGGCTGCCTCGTCGTCAAAGGGGGCCCGGGGTGGCACCGGCGGCCGGATCCAGCACCCGGTGCTGGATCCGGTGACCCCGTGGATGGATCCATTGACAaggcgcgcggggggggggggtgatgGCTGGCGATGCGCCTATGCTGCACCGTGCGCAACCATGGGGGGCCTGCTTGGGTCGCGGTTGTCGAAGGAGGCAAGGCGGAGCGTGCCGACGAGGAGCGTAGcgcggaagaggaggaggggcgccgtGAGGAGGAGGGTCGGGAGCAAGGTAGGGTGGAAGAGGTGCCCTGCAGCACGACGTAGGTTGCGACCACCCGTGCGCGCGTCCATGCTCACCGGCGGAGGATGCTGTGCGGGGGCGGCTTCTAGCAAGGCAGGTCGTGCGAGTTGACGGCTGCCGGCGGGCTCTCAGTGGGTGGCGCGTGCGGATGAAGGCTGGGCTGCCGGTGCGGGCAACAGAGGAGTGCCGGCCAGGATAGAAGCGCGACGTGCCCGAGAGGACCGCAGCTCTGAGAAGTGCGTGGCCGGGGGGAGCGCCGTCGGAGTGCACGCAGCGGAcgggaggcgcgcggcggtcGGGAGGAGCGTGGCCGGGAAGTGCGCGCGGCCAGGAGCAGCGCGCTGCAAAGCATGTGGTGGTGGAATGGCAAGCGGACGCGCGGCGTAGGCAGGAAGGTGCAGGCGGTGGAGGGCGCTGCGTGTGGGCAGCGGTGGAGAGTGACGACAGAAACGGAGGTGCAGGTATGGCGGCATGGCgagtggaggcgcggcggcggcatcaccTCGGCTGGGTTGCCGTAGTGGTGGTTTGGGAGTGCCGAATCATGTACGTGCAGCGAGGGGTTGTATTGCTCCAGGTGAAAGTCCTCATCGACCTTCGTACTGGTGGACATGACGGCGGCGTCCTAGGACGTCATCTTCCCCGTTGGGGGCATCATGTTGGAATTACGACCTTGCTGCACAGGGTTCATTGGGTGAAAATCCTGTCCAGATCCTGGATGAGTGACGGCGGCACCATCGGTGtcatgccctccttggaggcgccatctctagagacccaacttGGTTCGTGGCATTGCTGAACCATTGTTATAGGAGGGTATAGCTGAAGGCGGCAACTCCGTCGCGTGGTGCGCTAGTGATTGTCGAGCCCAGGTGCAGGCGATCGAAGTTATGGTGGTGGCCAGGGGTTGTTGCATGGTTGTCGtatttggctgcttgcagcggaccacgGCGGCTGACGTTGATTGGCAGCAGTCAGTGTGGtgtgggactgcgtcggaggGTGGCGCTTGCGGCAACGGTAGCGTGGTACAACTTgcgggttgctcagcttggctgggctatccggtgcggtacattgctggaagacggcgcaagcgacttcCCTGGCTTGCTGACACGGCGGAGAAGGCTATGTGCGAGGGTGAAGCGACGAGATGAGGTCGACACATTGCGGTGGCTTGGCTGATCAATGGAGATCTTGGGAGCAGGGCAATACCGCTCAATACTCTGACAGCGATAAAAGAAACGGATCTGCGACATGGAGTACTgcggcgggcgtggcgaggcccTCACGCGCGGTGTCTATTCGAGGCAACGAGAGAGAGGCagagtccaacggcggatgtggtGAGACCCCCGAGCGTTGTGTTATTGTGGCGGCGACTACGAGGCAGCCTACGAGAGGTCTGGATTCAGTGCTATCACTGTCAGGTGGAGAGTGATGTTGTAGGGGCACTACTGTGGAAGGTCCTGCATAGCGGTGGCGttctcggtgcggtgcagtcTGCTTCTCGGTTCAATGTCGACGCTAGGTTACGCTGGGAGGTTTTGGCAACTTCTTGACCGTGTGTATGGTGGTACGGGCTGCGGTAAGGCTTCAGTTCCGTTGCCGTCGGCCAATAGTatccgttattcctaatcatccatttcattttaTGAGCTGATTAGTGAGCTCCGCACAtgccttcatggatttctc encodes the following:
- the LOC101775661 gene encoding uncharacterized protein LOC101775661, which codes for MRGRGSRHDRMTHWSLVTLRTHIRVTRSQAIQLPSQTTTQLDRLKILLMAPAKFATILFVAAVACAFAITSTSAATVTAQSCAEQIKYFTNCLARDEIRQQCCIVVENASCLCQLKQAVAVPCIPHRRHGHRCPRNVVPPAVQMAELQRLPCFKGLKCLRA